From Rutidosis leptorrhynchoides isolate AG116_Rl617_1_P2 chromosome 3, CSIRO_AGI_Rlap_v1, whole genome shotgun sequence, a single genomic window includes:
- the LOC139897759 gene encoding metal tolerance protein 9-like: MEGDHNTDDISAATPRNLLLSPPSEQPSSWRLNIDHFRLPHTSSNTNSTGPFSAFRHLFRPTPRKRGKVQEYYKKQERLLEGFNEMETINESGCVPEGLTADEMKNLAKSERLAITISNAANLVLFIAKVYASVESRSLAVIASTLDSLLDLLSGFILWFTSHAMRNPNQFHYPIGKTRMQPVGIIVFASVMGTLGFQILLESARQLIAKTRPDTNRDNEKWVIGIMVSVTIVKFLLMVYCRRFKNEIVRAYAQDHFFDVVTNSVGLAATVLAVRYEWWIDPLGAIIIALYTISTWARTVMENVRSLIGRTAPPEFLAKLTYLVWNHHEEIKHIDTVRAYTFGSHYFVEVDIVLPEDMLLNKAHNIGEMLQEKLEQLPEVERAFVHIDFEFSHRPEHKAKV; the protein is encoded by the exons ATGGAAGGTGATCATAATACTGATGACATCTCCGCCGCTACTCCAAGGAATCTCCTCCTATCGCCACCGTCGGAACAACCTTCCTCATGGAGACTTAATATCGATCATTTCCGACTCCCGCACACGTCATCAAATACTAATTCCACCGGTCCATTTTCCGCTTTCCGCCACCTCTTCCGCCCTACTCCAC GGAAACGCGGAAAGGTTCAAGAATACTACAAGAAACAGGAACGACTCCTCGAAGGATTTAATGAAATGGAAACAATAAATGAATCGGGATGTGTACCTGAAGGCCTAACTGCG GATGAAATGAAGAATCTTGCTAAGAGTGAGAGACTGGCGATCACTATATCAAACGCGGCTAACCTAGTCCTTTTCATAGCAAAAGTCTATGCTTCAGTCGAAAGCAGATCGCTTGCTGTAATTGCATCTACTTTGGATTCACTCTTGGACTTGTTATCTGGATTTATTTTATGGTTTACTTCACATGCCATGAGAAATCCTAATCAGTTTCACTATCCAATCGGAAAAACAAGAATGCAGCCTGTT GGTATCATTGTTTTTGCATCTGTAATGGGAACTCTTGGGTTCCAAATATTACTCGAGTCTGCCAGACAACTTATTGCCAAG ACTCGCCCTGACACGAATCGTGATAATGAAAAATGGGTGATTGGCATAATGGTGAGTGTCACAATAGTGAAGTTTCTACTCATGGTTTATTGCCGGAGATTTAAAAATGAAATAGTGAGGGCCTACGCACAAGACCATTTCTTTGATGTTGTCACCAATTCTGTTGGATTAGCTGCAACTGTTTTAGCTGTTCGTTATGAGTGGTGGATTGATCCTCTGGGGGCTATCATT ATAGCACTTTATACAATCAGCACATGGGCAAGGACAGTTATGGAAAACGTACGGTCGTTAATTGGGAGAACGGCTCCACCTGAATTTCTAGCAAAACTGACTTATTTGGTATGGAATCATCATGAAGAAATAAAACATATTGACACAGTGAGAGCGTATACGTTTGGTTCTCATTATTTTGTGGAGGTAGATATTGTGTTGCCAGAAGATATGTTGCTTAACAAAGCTCATAATATTGGAGAAATGTTGCAAGAAAAGCTTGAACAACTGCCTGAAGTTGAACGAGCCTTCGTTCATATTGACTTTGAGTTCAGTCACAGACCTGAACACAAAGCCAAGGTCTAG